Proteins found in one Leguminivora glycinivorella isolate SPB_JAAS2020 chromosome 4, LegGlyc_1.1, whole genome shotgun sequence genomic segment:
- the LOC125225124 gene encoding uncharacterized protein LOC125225124, translating into MDALELKYGRAETIICNITAQLRKLHPLPTHYQQDLVNFATKVNNCVATIRALKQSDHLRNPELASAITSKLPSTLLGKWTEYAYEKILAGESKLELLAQFLKKEANMTLVTGAVQPREVKKPAPTEPHYKRDKNESRHAHPILATSTKTDNISCSFCKKGAHSLPDCRVFKRAMRRDKWKFVKTHRLCFKCLTASHDIDTCDAPDCDIEECGRKHHRVLHWKQATSSTSTPSDPASNEQPSAPASPAPPLAQPPRSAASDADATIAHVATPDEVTADSNENILLKVVPVKLCGPRGVIQTYAMLDDCAGVSMLDSSLADELGLHSERPSAVKFIDAFGLEVYQPDAPKVRLKIAGLDNTYYDISLRKSSKLKLPPQNLSPINQISCNKLSKIKDIVCKQRVVPRVLIGEDNYYLIAPLEIIHGSRNSPYGTRCRLGWCIHGYCSRARSSASQTYTEAESTGSARSGLKNMLVGRFGSTS; encoded by the exons ATGGATGCCCTTGAACTGAAATATGGACGAGCAGAAACCATTATTTGCAATATAACGGCACAATTACGTAAGTTGCACCCTTTACCTACGCATTATCAGCAAGATCTCGTTAACTTCGCTACAAAGGTAAACAACTGCGTTGCAACTATTCGTGCGCTAAAACAAAGTGATCATCTCCGTAATCCAGAGCTCGCGTCCGCTATTACAAGCAAATTACCGAGCACACTTTTGGGAAAGTGGACTGAATATGCCTATGAAAAGATTCTAGCAGGAGAATCTAAACTAGAATTGCTGGCtcaatttttgaaaaaagaaGCCAACATGACCCTGGTCACCGGAGCTGTGCAGCCGCGAGAAGTCAAAAAGCCAGCACCGACCGAGCCCCATTATAAACGAGACAAGAACGAAAGTCGTCATGCGCACCCTATACTTGCCACAAGTACGAAAACTGACAATATTTCGTGCTCATTTTGTAAGAAAGGCGCACATTCACTGCCCGACTGTCGCGTTTTTAAACGCGCAATGCGCAGAGATAAGTGGAAATTTGTTAAAACACACAGATTGTGCTTCAAATGTTTGACCGCAAGCCACGATATAGACACCTGTGATGCACCTGACTGCGATATAGAGGAATGCGGACGTAAACATCACCGCGTACTCCATTGGAAACAAGCTACATCGTCTACGAGTACGCCATCGGACCCCGCGAGCAACGAGCAACCGAGCGCGCCGGCCTCGCCGGCCCCGCCGCTTGCTCAACCGCCGCGCAGCGCAGCCAGCGACGCCGATGCTACGATCGCTCACGTCGCGACGCCCGACGAAGTGACGGCCGACTCGAACGAAAACATTTTACTAAAAGTAGTTCCAGTGAAGTTGTGTGGACCCCGTGGTGTAATACAGACTTATGCAATGCTTGATGACTGTGCCGGAGTCTCAATGTTGGACTCTAGTCTAGCCGATGAACTTGGTCTTCACAGTGAGCGTCCTAGTGCGGTAAAATTCATAGACGCGTTCGGCCTGGAAGTGTATCAACCGGACGCACCTAAAGTTCGCCTTAAAATTGCCGGTCTGGACAATACCTATTACGATATCAGTTTACGTAAAAGTTCTAAGTTAAAATTGCCACCGCAAAACCTATCACCTATAAATCAAATATCGTGCAACAAATTATCTAAAATTAAAGATATTGTTTGTAAACAACGTGTTGTGCCCCGTGTGCTTATAGGTGAAGATAATTATTATCTAATAGCACCGCTCGAGATCATTCATGGCAGTAGAAATTCTCCATATGGGACCCGCTGTCGGCTGGGATGGTGCATCCACGGCTACTGCAGTCGCGCTCGCTCCTCCGCGTCGCAG ACGTACACCGAAGCGGAGTCGACTGGAAGTGCCAGATCCGGCCTGAAGAACATGCTCGTTGGCAGGTTTGGCTCGACGAGTTGA